One genomic segment of Intestinimonas butyriciproducens includes these proteins:
- the guaB gene encoding IMP dehydrogenase, which yields MINTDAAGKFARQGLTFDDVLLVPAESDVLPADIDLHTQLTRKIRLNIPVMSAAMDTVTEYRMAIAIAREGGIGIIHKNMSIGAQAEQVDMVKRSENGVITNPFWLAPGHTLAEADELMAKYRISGVPICDNGKLIGIITNRDMKFEVDMGQLIDNVMTKENLVTAKEGTTLEEAKEILRRHKIEKLPIVDDEFHLKGLITIKDIEKATVYPNSARDEKGRLLVGAAIGVTSDVLDRVAALVDAGADVLALDSAHGHSHNIIECVKRIKALYPDVQLIAGNVATAAGTRALIEAGADCVKIGIGPGSICTTRVVAGIGVPQITAVYDAACVAAEYGVPIIADGGIKYSGDIAKALAAGANVVMLGSLLAGCEESPGDTEVYQGRQFKVYRGMGSLGAMAKGSKDRYFQEDNKKLVPEGVEGRVPYKGAAGETIYQMMGGLRAGMGYTGCRDIIALHEKAQFIQITSAGLKESHPHDIYITKEAPNYTLNPQ from the coding sequence ATGATTAACACTGACGCCGCAGGTAAATTCGCCCGGCAGGGCCTGACCTTCGACGACGTCCTGCTCGTCCCCGCGGAGAGCGACGTCCTGCCCGCCGACATCGACCTGCACACCCAGCTCACCAGGAAGATCCGGCTCAACATCCCGGTCATGAGCGCCGCCATGGATACGGTGACGGAGTACCGTATGGCCATTGCCATTGCCCGTGAGGGCGGGATCGGCATCATCCATAAGAATATGTCCATCGGCGCCCAGGCGGAGCAGGTGGATATGGTCAAGCGCTCTGAGAACGGCGTCATCACCAATCCCTTCTGGCTGGCTCCCGGCCACACCCTGGCCGAAGCCGATGAGCTCATGGCCAAGTACCGGATTTCCGGCGTGCCGATCTGTGACAACGGGAAGCTCATCGGAATCATCACCAACCGCGACATGAAGTTTGAAGTGGATATGGGCCAGCTCATCGACAATGTGATGACCAAGGAGAACCTGGTCACCGCCAAGGAGGGCACCACGCTGGAGGAGGCCAAGGAGATCCTGCGGCGGCATAAGATTGAAAAGCTCCCCATTGTGGACGATGAATTCCACCTTAAGGGGCTCATCACCATCAAGGACATCGAAAAGGCCACGGTGTATCCCAACTCCGCCCGCGATGAAAAGGGACGGCTGCTGGTGGGGGCCGCCATCGGCGTCACTTCGGATGTCCTGGACCGGGTGGCCGCCCTGGTGGACGCCGGTGCGGACGTGCTGGCGCTGGATTCGGCCCACGGCCACTCCCACAATATCATCGAATGTGTAAAGCGCATCAAGGCACTCTATCCGGATGTACAGCTCATTGCCGGCAACGTGGCCACCGCAGCGGGCACACGCGCGCTGATCGAGGCGGGCGCGGACTGCGTGAAGATCGGCATCGGGCCCGGCTCCATCTGTACCACCCGTGTGGTTGCGGGCATCGGCGTGCCCCAGATTACAGCGGTCTATGACGCGGCCTGTGTGGCTGCCGAGTACGGCGTTCCCATCATTGCGGATGGCGGGATCAAGTATTCCGGAGATATTGCCAAAGCGTTGGCGGCGGGCGCCAATGTGGTCATGCTGGGCTCCCTGCTGGCGGGCTGCGAGGAGAGCCCTGGCGATACCGAGGTGTATCAGGGCCGTCAGTTCAAGGTCTACCGCGGTATGGGGTCCCTTGGCGCCATGGCCAAGGGCTCGAAAGACCGTTATTTCCAGGAGGACAACAAAAAGCTGGTCCCCGAGGGCGTGGAAGGCCGGGTGCCCTACAAGGGCGCCGCCGGGGAGACCATCTACCAGATGATGGGCGGCCTCCGGGCCGGTATGGGCTACACCGGATGCAGGGATATCATCGCGCTCCATGAGAAGGCCCAGTTTATCCAGATCACCAGTGCGGGCTTGAAGGAGAGCCATCCCCACGACATCTATATCACGAAGGAAGCGCCCAACTACACGCTCAATCCCCAGTAA